Genomic segment of Pelmatolapia mariae isolate MD_Pm_ZW linkage group LG6, Pm_UMD_F_2, whole genome shotgun sequence:
CAATGCAATATTATTAGAGGCTGAACTGGGTCAGAACAAGAGAGTTCAAGCAAAGGAATGCTATTTTTTAGTTTATGAGAAAAAGGTCCagattttcttaatttttttttcgtGGAGTTTAGATGACCTCCatataaacaaagaaaataacataTTTTTGTGTGCTGACAGAGCCTGACTCAAGGATGACAGTGCAGTTAATCTGGTCACGTTTTCACTGAAGCCAGGCAGTGTCTTTCATCTCGTTATAAGATGCTAAAAGATCATCCTGTATCAGTAACAGGAGAAGGAGGGGTACTCAGGCCATTTTTCATAAGTTTGTTGCCTCAtaagaaacaaaggaaaagtCGTTGCCTCACTTTTTCCCTGCAATGTTGCTGAAGCTGGAGAAGGCTGTTTAAACGGCTTTAAACAGCAACCAAATACCACAGGATTAGTCTTTGTGTCTGAAACTGATGGAGCACCCTTTTAAAAAGCACTCTTTGAATCTGCACAAACTAACTTTCTGCACAACTGCACAAACTTTGAAAAGAGTAAAGCTAAAATAAGCGAGCTAAAGCTCCCTGAGGAACAACAGCAGGCTGCCCACAGCCAGCATCAGAGATAAGCGCAGTCATGAGTGTGTTCAACACCAAACCCTGTTTTTAACAGTTTGGGTTATCATTTCCCATCCAGGTGCCTCTGATCCCACATTATCAGGTGTCCCAAAGTCTGTCAAAGGTCACCTGATCCTGGGTCAGCGCTAAGGgaccacctccacctgcagCAGGTCTAGCAGTCGATCTGGGTCACTCACATAAGGGGGTAGAACAGTGTAATTGGGAACTAAGATCACCGTTATCCTTCGTCTGTCCTCCTCCTTCTGTCTCCACATCCTCCTCTTGCTTGATGAAAATCTCCTTGATGTAAATCAGCTCCTTCTtcacctcctcctgctcctcttcGGTcagggaggagaggaaggcttGAACCTAAAATCACAGCTGCAGGTAAACCGCTTGAAATGGGCAGTGTTTCTGAAGCGCTTTCTGTATTCCTGACACTCGCGCCTTACCTTTGCTTCACTCTCATTGGACAGAATCTCCAGGGCCTCCAGGTGTGACAAGCCCTGGTAGTCATCAAAAAGAATACCATAGTGAGCTGTGGGAGCACTGATAGGCTGGTTACTCAGACGGGCCCGCTCCTTCTCCTTGGCTTCCTTCAAcatctgaaaacagaaaaaaaaaatcagaaaaaacagAGCTACCAATTTAAAGCAATTACACCTCAccaaagtacacacacacacacacacacacacacacacacacacacacacacacacacacacacacacacacacacacacacacgacacacCAGTTTCAGATTCATTTCTTATCTGACAAGATGAGATGAAATGGTCAGTTGCATGCCTGACTAAGTGATGCGGTCTTCTGCATCAGAGTTTTGGTCTTTTTAAAACCCGGGTCACTCTCTGCAAGAACAGTCATGGTCTTCTTTCCAATGAACTCCAAGGCATCCAAACCTCCACTGATCACTGACTTACcctgagagacacagagagacagatgcAGAGCGAGGAAGGGTGGGAGGGGAAAGGCATTTCAGCAAAAAGTCTCAGCAAACTACAGAAGCCtgttaaagaaaacaataaaaaaacaaaattaacccTTCAAATGTCAGTCAGTTCAGTCAGGaacaaagagggaaaaaaataaagtgaatgtttttgcatAATATTTAAGTAGGattataattttaaaactgcaccCTTCTGCCAAAAATCAAGAGATCATTGCTTACAATCCATAACAGCTCACAACTGCTTCCAGTCTGATTTTCAAAGCACAGATGatgtctttaactttaactgCGCTCCATCACACAGCAGGAAATCGAGAGGCAGAGGCATGTGTTAATGAGAAATATTTCAGCTTACTAAAACTGTGAATTAGGAGGTACTTAATACgtaacacaaataaataaatcggtCACAGCACTGAAGGAGCTCGACTTTTCTATCGACCTTGGCTTGCCATCGAACACAGATTGAGGAATGCCGCaggaaaggagaggagaggagctgGCAGCAACATCCAGAGGAGGATCAGTAAATCAAGGACTGTCTTCTGCAGCGTGGACGCTGTCTGAAGTCATCACAGTCAAGCACTCTCACCAATCTGAGGCTATAATAGagctgtgctgtgtctgctgtAACTCTATAGGCTAAATTAGTTAAAGGGTTAACTAATTAAATAGGTTAAGCTCTGTAGAGTTCATTCTTTTTAAAATCTCACTTATATTTTGAGACATCTtattaaacagtttattttggatGAACCTGATCTTGTAGATTAAGTAAGCCCCACTTTCAGAGTACTTACTTCTATTTGCATCTACTTGTCTGCTAATACTGTAGCATTCAGGGTTAATAGGGAAGCTTTTCAATTATGTTTGCAATTCAGCAGCAGTTTTATATGCTTATACGTTAGGAGCAAAACTGTGACACCACTAGTGCATTATACTGATCACTAACTTATCctggaagagacagagagaacctgaaatctaaatatttaaaaattttgCCAGGAGGAAGGAGAATGACTGAGGGCGACCATAAAAAACTCTCACTAAGTCTAAAAGTCTCAGGAGACTGCTGTGGATCTTCTGACTAAACTGAACGACCTCCAAACATTCAGTACAGCACATCATCAGAAACAAGCACAACTCCATCACACAGACAGCTCTGCTGTGGACACCAAAGTGCAAAAGAGAGCGCCCTAAGACCACATGGCAGCAAACTGTTGAGGCGGCATTATGGGCACTAAGAAAACGAGACAACTCTTCATATCTGAGTACATGACTGCCTGGTGAAATGTATGATTTAATCGCCACTAACACTCTTTCATGACATGGTTTGGAAACTTCATCAGATGGATAccttttgtgtgtctctgtgtgtgtgtgtgtgagtgtgtgagtgtgtattcaCTCACAGTGTTTTGTACGGCATGTGTGATTGTAGAGAAAACGCCCCTGCTAGAAGCTGTGGCTGCAGTAGGAGAAGACGACTCCCCGGAGTTGGACAGGTCAACCTCCCTGCTTTCAactcctctttctttcttctcctctgctccctcctcctcttcctgtgcCTCCTCTCCAACTGAGGTTCTGTGGAGACGAAGCGCCTCTCCTGCCTTCACCTTTACTGAGGTCAGGCTATGACCTGCACACAGAAAGCAGCAAATTAAAGACTCACATACATGAGGAGAAGTAGACATTGATGGTCTATTTCTCCTGCTTGCCAGCGACATTTCTCATTGCATATATAAAAACACATGGCCCTATAATAATCCTGGCTGAAATCTATGAGCCAATTTTGAAACCGCAAGAATGATGGCAGAAGTAAGACAAGGGAAAAAACGTTTCTTCACTTGCTTATGGAAGGACTTTGTGCTTCTCTGTTACTGTCACCTTGCTATCAGgtccctgctactgcagaaaTACCGTACCAGCGATTTCTGAATCGCTACACATGAGCAAATAGACATATAGATATTGTTAAAGTGTTTATGTGATGACAGTGTGTATTTTCAAATTGTGCATCTTGGAAAACATTGTTGCACCACAAATCGTGTACAGATTTGGGTGGGGGGGTCATTTCATAGTTATGGTGTATTAGACATTcctgtgttggtgtttgtgcATCGTCATAATATTGTTGGTCCAAGATCAACTTTGCAACTGACCAGTCatgttgctgtgatgtcacagctgCGCAAtggaggggaaaaagaaaaaaaatagctctGTTTTTATAAAACACCCTCCTGGAATAAATAGTAAGCACTGCAAGTGCtttctttattaatttatacAATATAATAAATTTACTATGGAGTTAGGTTTTTGTTAGCTAAATTTGACTCATGTTGGTTTGCTAGTAATAGCTTTTGACAGCATTAGCTACCTTCTCAGTTAATGCTAACTGTATGCTCACACAACATCACAGGTCAGTTTCAATGTTGACCTGAACCAAAATTATTATGGTGACGCAAGAACAACACCAACATGGGGATATCAGATTGTGCCACAGTTATGTACAACTGGCCAATCACAGGGTGAAAtgtaattcagttcaattctattctatttatatagcaccaaatcacaaggCCTCAATGCACTtaatattgtaagataaagacccaacaataatacagagaaacaatCAGACAACTCCCTATgggcaagcactttggcgacagtggaaaggaaaaactcccctttaacaggacgaaacctctggcagaaccagctCAGGGGGGGACTGGTGGTGAGTGAAATGGGTGTAAATGTGAAGACAAGAATTGGATGAGAAAAACCTGGGACATACCCACTGTGGAGGTGGCAGTGGTTAGAAGAGATTTTCCCCATGAACTCCAAGCTCCCCAACCTTTTTCTTTGTCCAGGAGTGACGTCTGTGCACAAATATCCATCGTAGGAAAGGAATAAAACTGTTAACTGTTTAGTCTATAATATGTGAGaaagtacaaaacaaatgaCAATCACAAATCTCTAAATACATCTCATAATTGCTTGTTTATTATTACATATTTCAAAATGTCAATATGAAGCTGTATTATACATAGAAAGGCTGGATCTTAGCTTTAAGGAAATGCATGTATCATGAAAACAGAGAAACTAGCAGTTTACATGAATCAAAATAACTAACGAGAAGTTAATAGGCTTTGGCCTTGTCAAGTTGAAAGACATTGTAACACCTTCAGTGTCACTTATTTAAAGATTTTAGTgattgtatgtatatatttgagcctgtataTACAATTTCCTGAATAAAAATCCTAAATACATTCAAAATTCTTGTTTCTTTGAAGTTCTTTAAAACTGTGTGCAAGTGTATCTATGAGACATTTTGCTCTCAGTGCTTTGTGTCAAGAAAACATAAATCAAACTTCAACTTGTGAAACAAACCTCCACATCTTCCTCTGCAGCCTCTGTGTCTGGCTCAAGGCTCACTGGTTGGTCACATTCAGTCACCTGACTCTCTGCAGGAGACTCTGGTTGGTCAGCCTGACCTTCTAATGTCTcacaggtggtggtggtgttctCTGTGGTCGGCTGCTCTTTGGACTGATCAAAACTCTCAGGGGAGAAAAGAGGCTGCAGTGGATCTGCAGGGGGTGTACCGGCTGCTGGTACATCCTGACCGAGGCTGGGGACAGGGTCGGGGGGCTGAACAGGTGGAGGGGTGGGGTCTGTGGAGGGGTCAGCGTCAGAGGAGGCAGTCTGAGACATGGTGATCTGCAAAAAGTTGGATTTTTAGTGGAAACTGCTCATCCTGGCACATTCACACAGcgtttaattattattactagATTTGTTGGTCGCTTCCTAttaaaaaagagtttttccttcccgccaTTGCCAAGTGTCGTAAATAAGTGAGTGaggttttaaatttgatttttttcattaaagcTGCAGTAGAAAGTGCCGTGAGGGGAATTGTTGTTGTGAACAACTAAATAAAACTGGACTCAACTGAAAGAATTTTGACAACACAGAATTTTATATGTGCTATAATTAAAGCGACAGTACTGCTGGTCATTTCATGTCCGATGTTGCCATCTTGTGTTCAGTTGCTGTACTCAGATGCATATGACTATCACTCAGTGATTTCATTACtgttaaaatgtataaaaggaGTTTTCTGCCAGAAAAAGGTCCTTGTGCagaacgtttttgttttttgttttttttttaaatcagaagaGCTGATgtggttaaaaataataatgaaaaaatatatataaaacttcacaaaatagaaaaatatgttttcacccacacaaaaaatgctttaaacagATACTGGAAACCAAGGTCTCATAATTctcattttgcattttgagcAGTAACAATAATCTTGCGCTTTTGACAAAAAttatataaacatattttcCTCTGACTCATATAGAGCGTGACAAATAATAATTCCCTAATGCTAACACCTAAGTAAGGATGTATTAAAGACTGCCCTGCCTTTTTAATACGATTTATAGCATTAATACAACGTGACAACATAGGCAACGCTGTATAAGAGACAGGCAACAAAGAGCACTGTTATGCTCTACTTTAACGCTAACATGAATGGATGTTTCTCACttcctaaacacacacaaacacacaaaaacaaagcgaTGCAGCAAATTTATGAAAGACTAATCTCAAGTTGAGCTGCAGTTCTTCGTTTGTATAGCCAAAGGAAAATTATAAAGCTGGgagacagttttgtttttatgaaagtGACAGTGCAGCTCACCCGTTTCGTGCCAGCCAGCGGCTCTTCCGCCCCGCCACGTCGGCAGGCCGGTGGTCTGTGACTGCGCCAAAGAGTAACAGCTGACAAGAGAGTTCTCTGCCTCGGGAGCGGCTCTGATGAGCTAAGCTAACACAACTTCACAGACGGGCAAAAAACTACAgcccacacaaaaacaaactgtacctgtgtgtgtgtgtttttttcctccaataATTAGAAAACGACTCCACAGTTTAAATAGAGCATTCTGTTTCAGAATGCCACCGCTGAATAAGTTAGGCCagtcataaaataaatgacGCCAGTCAAAATAGCAGCGAAGTTGCATCTATGTAGGAGTGAATCATTTCAGTTCTTCTGGCTCTTTAGAGGAGCAACACCTCTATTCTGAAGCTCAGTGAAACGAGAGTCCGTACAACAGCTGCTGTTACACGcaaaaccccacaaaaaacaaataaaggagTACGACTAGTGATGACGACTACGATTTATATACATAGTAATTTTCTTGCTCGCTCAGCGGCTCGTTGGTCTAGGGGTATGATTCTCGCTTAGGGTgcgagaggtcccgggttcaaatcccggacgagccctcGCTTTTTCTTATGTTTATACCATCTCTAATATGCataacacagaaaataaaaagtaaagggCTTTTGCACGTAATGAGTATGCAGCTGTATTTTTTTAGTCCCTCAATGTTGCAGTATTGCTGCAAGGCAGtataacattttaacatttctaactttgaaataaaatataggTCACAGGTTTGGTAGTAAGCAAAgaacaaatatgttttatttgaatTCAACTACTCCACCTCTCTCACTAAGACAGTCTAGTGGGATTAAAAGTCATGTTACAGTCTTTTAACACTCTTGTGTTCTCCTTAtcccaaaaaataataatcactaAGCTGATGATAACCATTATTTCACCTGCTGTTCTGTCTGGTTATCATCAGTAGGGATCATGCATTCATAGACTGGCACACCTCTTTTCATCCACACCTGACAATTGTAACAATTGTAAGTGCTGTcacttcattttctttgtggGAGTTCCCTGAACAGACAGATTAAATTGCACTTGACTGTAAAAACGTcctttaaccctaacccttcaGGTGCAAGGGGTGAGTGCTAGACGAGTGCTAGACATGCTGTGCAGTCACACATAAAGAATCCAAAAAGCTTAAAGTGAAGTCTCTGAAAattgatgtttttattaaaaaaaattaaatctgcTCAAATCTCTAATGCTCCATAACTACTTCATGATGCAAATAAGTAAAGATTTTGCACCATAAGCTTTTTGTGTGGTTTGCGGCATTTTTGTAGGAACTACCTTCTGCAAACCACACATCACAGCAGATCTCAATACTATCTTGTAATTTCTTCCTTTTGCTCTTACTGCTACCCTCATACACATATCACCCTTGACCCTCATTTCCACCCACTTTACCTTGTCTTTACCTCTCTTTGTGTACTTCCAAGTATTTAAGCTCATCCAGTTTCACCTTTccatctgtctccctctcattcacacgcATGCATTTTGCCTTACTTCTACTGACTTTTATGCCTTCACCTCTCCGGCCTGTCTTCCACCTGCGCCTACTGTCACTATAGATCACAAACATCATAGTCTGCATCTATCaacctgtccatcaccactACAAACAAGAAGCTCAGAACtgatccctgatgtaatcccacctCCAGCTTGAACCCATCTGTCAATCCTATTGTGCACCTCACCACTGTCTCGCTAGCCTCATACATGTTCTCAGCCATGCTCATACTTCTCTGCTACTGCTGACTTCCTCATGTAGTACTACAATTCCTCTCTCAGTACTACTATCATATGCTTTCTCTAGAtcaacaaacacacagtccagcTCCTTCTGACCTTTCTGTGCTTCTCTATCATCACTCTCAAAGCAAAGATCACATCCGTTGCGCTCTTTCTCACTATTAAGCtgcactgctgctcactgatcatcACCCCAGATCATACCTCTGTCTTTACTACACCTCTGTCCTTATTCTTGAAAAATCAGTTCACTTCTCCATTCCCCAGGCATCCTCTCATACTCCAGGAATGTTTTAAACAATCTAGTTTAAAAGTCCCTCTCTCCTAGACATCTGCACCATTTATTCCTGCCTGTGGCTATCTCACTGTACAATTCCTCCGTGTAAAACAAATGTACACACTAGGCAACAGCACCTTAATATCAACCATATTTATGTAATTTGTGTTATATGGTGGAATATTTATAATTTGAGTCATTTGTATCTATTAGTTATATTTTATAACTTTGTAATATACTGTATTATTTAAGATTAAATATTTAGTTATTgttgtcttggagcaactgtgaccACATTATTTCCTCAGGGAATCAAAGTATTCCAACTGATACCGCCACAGGTATGTCTTCTGGACCTCCTGCCTTTCCACTCTTCACCCTTTTCATCGCTGCCCACACTTCCTGATTTGTTAACATTTCTCCATTTATTCTCCTCCCTCAGATTTTCTTCATTCAGCAGCTCCTCAAAGTACTGGTTTCCCAGCACACTCTTCACTTACCCTTAATCAGTCTACATCCTTTCCAGCTCAAAATCTCCTAGCCAATTAATACAAGTCCTTTTCTCCTTCCTTAGTatccacagacatgcacacacacttttctcttCTAAAATAAGCTAATTCACTAGCAAACAGGTGAACAAAAAACGGAATCACAAACAACAATACATGCTTCAAATATTGCAATAACTTTATTAAGTGGTATgaatattttgtttaaaaatgcaaaattgcGGAAAGACCATACGTTCACAGTTTAATGAGTTCCCTTTGAATTGCCAACGTTAAgatttaattagaaaaaaaaaaaaaaaggacagggTTTATCATAAACACTAGAAATGTGTAATAGAGTATCAAAATCATGCTTAATAAAAACCATTAATTGCCCGTTCAGTCTAATAATGAATTATAAAATATAGATATTAATATTACAATTGTATTTGCAAAgatacaaaaaaaccaaaagcaCAAACTGCAAAAGGCATCGAGGAGCAAATGCAGATCAGTTGAGCTGCTACATTCGGGGTGTGTGAACGTGTACATGCGAATAAATGGCGGGGTTACACCTTCTTGTATACATTActagaaaatgacaaaaaaaaccaaaaaacaagacAACTGCTGAACTGCACACCTTCCAATTAAACCCGAAAGCAAATGtgtgatagaaaaaaaacaaaacaaaaacctgatGTGATTTAAAATGTCCGGCTTTGGGAATGTTAAATAATGTACTCATACAtactatttatatatatatttataaaatatatataaagtgCACATTGGAGATGTACAAAGGcgccatttaaaaaagaaaaaagaaaaagagagaaagtgtATTGCTCTCCAGCTGTGGAAAATTGTGCTCTAAAAACCTTTATGgcacttttaaaaagaaaaaaaaaaggaggggggggggaggttTGGCAGCAACATTAATCCCTGATTTGACTTCTAGGGGAATGATAAAGTATTAATTGAGTACAagttaattttcttttaaaacaaatgtatgTGTAGAGTGGGCTGGAATATAACTCAACTGCTCCTGaatataaaaattacaaaaaaataaacaaaaaaaacaacaagattttttttttttaaatttccctgccttgcattttgcattttcccCCCCATCCCGTATCAAAGTGTGACACAATAATAAAAGCTACCTCGGTGTCACGTCACAAACCGAAACACAGTTCATAGATACACAAACTCAACATAAGAAATCGGTAAAGACACAATTTCATTGCTTCTACCCTTAAACCGACCGAGTGGCGTCTTTTTCCTCACCGACACATTAATGCCCCTGTGCAGCAACTTTCACATTtctgaatgaaaacataaaaacacttcACTGACTGAAACTGCCCACTAGACTGTTAAAACCCAAGAGTACACGAAACCAAGGCTGAGCTGCTTTTAATAAGAGAGTGTATGTACAAGAGAAAGCGAGCGTTAGCAACCTGTCATCACTTCATGATCTGAGCTTGTAGAGGCAGATGAGGTGtgtggtgtgtttgtttttttaattatagcaGACCCCGAAGGAGGAAGTTGGCACgagtgttttaaaaagaaaaaaaagaaaaaaaagaaaagaagaaaagctgaAGTATCTATGACACAATGCACAGTAGGCGTGATAGGATACATTCTGGAACGTTTCACATTGTATTGGCGTAGCGAGCAAAATAACATGTATTTGTAAGTGTGTGTCCAAGTCCCAAACGTTTACTTGAATGCATGTGAaacaaaaagctttaaagctggaGATCATGTTGCGCTGAGAAGCTTGTGAGCATGCCATGTGGCTTGCACAGACTGAACTGCTGTTTTGGTTGTGTAGCCACAAGAGGGCGCTGCTCTCAGGCCAGCTGAGGAGCTGCAAGCAAAAAGGAAAGCTGATCAGAGGTTTGGTACAGCTACCATATTTCTATAAAAATGAGCTGGTCTTAAATGTGTGAGCTGGCAAccagctttgtttgtttttttctctcttctttggCTTAATGAGGTGAAAGGGTTTAAACATTAACCCTGAGGAAACATTTCCTCACTCCCTGTCGCAGTCCAGGTAAGGCCAGccatttcattttaaagtcaAAGTGGTGTAGTCCAACACTGAACCCAGCACAGAGTTGCATTCAAGTTGCACGGCAGAGGGTTTCACACTAGGAGGTGTCGTTTCTTGTGTAAAGCCAGGTGGTCAGAGCGGGAGAAGCTGCGGTCACAGTCGGGACAGTGGAACGGTTTGACTCCCGTGTGCTTGCGGTAGTGTCTCGTCAGCTCGTCTGAACGGGCGAACTTCCACGTGCAGCCTTCCCAGCTGCACCTGTAGGGTTTCTCCCCTGCAAAGAGAGGAAATTACACGAGGTTTGTTAGAAGATGTCAAAAAGTTTAAGGCTTCTGGAAAAGCACGGCTGGTATATGAATCAAGGCTCACCTGTGTGTGTCCTGCGGTGTGCTTTGAGGTGGGAGCTCTTGGTGTACACTTTGTCGCAGCCGCTGAAGTCACAGCGGTGAATCCTCCGTTTTTTCAGTGTGTCAGGTGAATCAGCAGGGAAAGGGTGCCTTGTGCCCGAGTGGACTATTACTGATGGGTTGTTACCcctaaaagaaacacacaaaggGTAGAAAAAGATTTTAAACGCTGGTGCTTTGTCCATCTTTGTCTAATGTTGCCAGCAGAGGGAGCAAAAGTCCTCTCTTATGACACTGAAACCCAAAGTTTAACTTGGCTTCAATGCACTAACAACTTCTGCCAGGCAGGAAGCTGAAAAACCCGCCTTTTCCAGTCAGCCACACCTTTGCCTTGCCCTGTCAACCTCTGTCAATCAATGTTT
This window contains:
- the fam114a1 gene encoding protein NOXP20, with the translated sequence MSQTASSDADPSTDPTPPPVQPPDPVPSLGQDVPAAGTPPADPLQPLFSPESFDQSKEQPTTENTTTTCETLEGQADQPESPAESQVTECDQPVSLEPDTEAAEEDVETSLLDKEKGWGAWSSWGKSLLTTATSTVGHSLTSVKVKAGEALRLHRTSVGEEAQEEEEGAEEKKERGVESREVDLSNSGESSSPTAATASSRGVFSTITHAVQNTGKSVISGGLDALEFIGKKTMTVLAESDPGFKKTKTLMQKTASLSQMLKEAKEKERARLSNQPISAPTAHYGILFDDYQGLSHLEALEILSNESEAKVQAFLSSLTEEEQEEVKKELIYIKEIFIKQEEDVETEGGGQTKDNAADGEEFVSVLTELLFELHVAATPDKLNKARMRAHDWVSKVEQPVTTETVGRETQDQPGGEENKKEEKKKDGEELGEKKGEEEEMKGGEEAKESDPRSVEAIYLSSVSSLAEVTARSIEQLHKVAELILHGQEQEKPARDQAHVLTRLTCAMCKEVECLAKKFSDTLLDVGGQRKAEELNPLLESVLLEGSNSTNYIQNAFQLLLPILQISHIQSQHCRPATEAAAQIQH